In Triticum aestivum cultivar Chinese Spring chromosome 5B, IWGSC CS RefSeq v2.1, whole genome shotgun sequence, the following proteins share a genomic window:
- the LOC123117446 gene encoding protein LURP-one-related 15: MDAVPALAVVDARFCAGDEAALAVAKTLSMSGNDFTVTDAATGALLLRVDGVLFSLRRRCLLADAHRRPVLTVQESALVMNTRWKVYRGDSTSRRDLLFTVVKPSVIQLRWSTKVSVFLASNDAEQSPDFRITGSYHDGACSVSLGESDTVIGRIDRRSTVVSALLGKNAYSVTVNPGIDYAFIVALAVVLDEMHYQ; the protein is encoded by the exons ATGGACGCGGTGCCCGCGCTGGCGGTGGTGGACGCGCGCTTCTGCGCGGGGGACGAGGCGGCGCTGGCCGTGGCCAAGACGCTCAGCATGTCCGGCAACGACTTCACCGTCACGGACGCCGCCACGGGCGCCCTGCTGCTGCGCGTCGACGGCGTGCTCTTcagcctccgccgccgctgcctcctcgcCGACGCCCACCGCCGCCCCGTGCTCACCGTCCAAGAATCG GCGCTGGTGATGAACACGCGGTGGAAGGTGTACCGCGGGGACAGCACGAGCCGGCGGGACCTGCTGTTCACGGTGGTGAAGCCGTCGGTGATCCAGCTGCGGTGGTCCACCAAGGTCAGCGTCTTCCTCGCCAGCAACGACGCCGAGCAGTCCCCCGACTTCCGGATCACCGGCAGCTACCACGACGGCGCCTGCTCCGTCTCCCTCGGGGAATCCGACACCGTCATCGGCAGGATCGACCGGCGGTCCACCGTGGTGAGCGCGCTGCTGGGCAAGAACGCTTACAGCGTCACCGTCAACCCCGGCATCGACTACGCATTCATCGTCGCGCTCGCCGTCGTCCTCGACGAGATGCACTACCAATGA
- the LOC123115186 gene encoding F-box protein SKIP19-like — protein sequence MDAAAPSVSEPPAKDWSLLPLDVLSLIFPRVGAVDVLMGAGLACRSWIEAAKLPELWRAVDMDKHQVVFWKDDALLCAMAKAAVDRSEGQLRSFAGKLFVTDELMNYIMERSPSLTSLRLVSCHDLFLGRVMHDSPLLELRSLELYDTYLTVGDLTAVLECCPLLEVLWVRNCFPIYEEDEHALRAKFSRIKTLTLECDVVVLQVANDFDVEGQPLVIGVMFPRLRGCDILFSHMVSP from the exons ATGGACGCTGCGGCGCCGTCCGTGTCTGAGCCGCCGGCCAAGGACTGGTCGCTGCTGCCCCTCGACGTTCTCTCATTGATCTTCCCCCGGGTCGGCGCCGTCGACGTCCTCATGGGCGCCGGCCTCGCGTGCCGCTCGTGGATCGAGGCGGCCAAGTTGCCAGAATTGTGGCGAGCCGTGGACATGGACAAACACCAGGTCGTGTTCTGGAAGGACGATG ccctactGTGCGCAATGGCAAAGGCGGCCGTCGACCGTTCGGAGGGACAGCTTCGGTCGTTCGCCGGCAAGCTATTTGTCACCGATGAACTCATGAATTATATAATGGAGAG ATCACCCTCGCTGACTAGCCTTCGGCTTGTTTCCTGCCATGACCTCTTCCTCGGCCGCGTTATGCATGACTCACCTCTGCTGGAGCTGCGTTCCCTCGAGCTCTACGACACTTACCTCACCGTCGGAGACCTGACCGCCGTCCTCGAGTGCTGCCCTCTCCTAGAGGTTCTTTGGGTGCGCAACTGCTTCCCGATCTACGAGGAAGACGAGCATGCCCTTCGAGCGAAATTCTCCAGGATCAAGACCCTGACGCTTGAGTGTGATG TGGTGGTGTTGCAGGTAGCCAATGACTTCGACGTGGAAGGACAACCCTTGGTGATAGGGGTGATGTTCCCTCGATTGCGAGGTTGTGACATCCTTTTCTCCCATATGGTCTCTCCCTAA